The Hymenobacter oligotrophus genome has a window encoding:
- a CDS encoding acetyl-CoA carboxylase carboxyltransferase subunit alpha translates to MLLDFEQPIAALEGKLREMQKLAQESQVDVSEAVEALEAKIKALKKETYANLTRWQRVQLSRHPDRPYTLDYIEGMTQKFVELHGDRTVADDKAMVGGFAELDGRTVMFIGQQKGRNTKQRQLRNFGMPNPEGYRKALRLMKLAEKFGKPIVTLIDTPGAFPGLEAEERGQGEAIARNLKEMFMLKVPVICIIIGEGASGGALGIAIGDRVLMLENTWYSVISPESCSSILWRSWNYKEQAAEALKLTATDMLKAGLVDGIVKEPLGGAHTDTARMIETLKKTIAKTLDELEALPSDERISQRIDKFGRMGVVVE, encoded by the coding sequence ATGCTGCTCGATTTCGAACAACCAATTGCCGCCCTCGAAGGCAAACTCCGCGAAATGCAGAAACTGGCGCAGGAAAGCCAAGTTGATGTATCGGAAGCGGTAGAGGCGCTGGAGGCCAAGATCAAGGCCCTTAAGAAAGAAACGTACGCAAACCTCACGCGCTGGCAGCGGGTGCAGCTTTCGCGCCACCCCGACCGCCCCTACACGCTCGACTACATCGAGGGCATGACGCAGAAGTTCGTGGAGCTGCACGGCGACCGTACCGTGGCCGACGACAAAGCCATGGTGGGCGGCTTTGCCGAGCTTGATGGCCGCACCGTGATGTTCATCGGGCAGCAAAAAGGCCGCAATACCAAGCAGCGCCAACTGCGCAACTTCGGCATGCCCAACCCCGAAGGCTACCGCAAAGCCCTGCGCCTGATGAAGCTGGCTGAGAAATTCGGCAAGCCCATTGTTACGCTGATCGACACGCCGGGCGCTTTTCCGGGCCTCGAGGCCGAGGAGCGTGGCCAAGGCGAAGCCATTGCCCGCAACCTGAAGGAAATGTTCATGCTGAAGGTGCCGGTTATCTGCATCATCATCGGCGAGGGCGCTTCGGGCGGCGCGCTGGGCATTGCCATCGGCGACCGGGTGCTGATGCTGGAAAACACTTGGTACTCGGTGATTTCGCCGGAGTCGTGCTCGAGCATTCTGTGGCGCTCCTGGAATTACAAGGAGCAAGCCGCCGAAGCACTGAAGCTGACGGCCACCGATATGCTAAAGGCTGGCCTGGTTGACGGTATCGTGAAGGAGCCCCTGGGTGGCGCCCACACCGATACCGCCCGCATGATCGAGACCTTGAAGAAAACCATCGCCAAAACCCTCGACGAACTGGAGGCGCTTCCCTCCGATGAGCGCATTTCGCAGCGCATCGATAAGTTCGGCCGCATGGGCGTGGTGGTCGAGTAA
- a CDS encoding alkaline phosphatase PhoX translates to MNTTTLSARVAACLLAPVLLISCEKKDSAKEEPQLVAVELKNHSVTPALVKPLPGFENLGIYSLISSDDVLPASPRFMFGGSADGAGLLKAPNGQGYVLVTNHEDNMSISRVWLDEKFKPVRGEYLLNANGGRWRLCSATMVTPEEHGFGPYFLSAGESSVDAQTHLINPFGDTLSQNTARGIRGLGYWSAENAVPLPKTAYAGQTVVLIGEDASDATGGQLVMYRSTVAGDLDGGQQYLLRRLDQNQRETDMVVGQRYDVEFAAIPNANSLTGTQLQAQVDPLKAIKFGRVEDIDYRKGTGRSREVYFNVTGQDRSGANADGSRTKFGRTYRLVLDAQNPLRGTLEVILDGDNRTAANKAADFQNPDNLCATENYVYIQEDSNGYGQETHDAYVYQYNIATGELKRVLELDHRRNAPDAGTYNVGRTSAYGSWEYGAMFDISELIGEPNTFALCIQPHTWTGTKYRNGGARPNNGNSQASQIVVLRGLPR, encoded by the coding sequence ATGAACACCACTACCCTTTCGGCTCGGGTTGCCGCTTGCTTGCTGGCACCGGTTCTGCTGATTAGCTGCGAGAAAAAAGACAGCGCAAAGGAAGAACCGCAGCTCGTGGCCGTGGAGCTAAAAAACCATTCGGTAACACCGGCTTTGGTAAAGCCCCTGCCCGGCTTCGAAAACCTAGGTATTTACTCGCTCATTAGCTCCGACGACGTATTGCCGGCCTCGCCGCGCTTTATGTTCGGTGGCTCGGCCGATGGCGCTGGCTTGCTGAAAGCTCCCAATGGCCAAGGGTACGTGCTCGTTACCAACCACGAGGACAACATGAGCATTTCGCGCGTGTGGCTCGATGAGAAGTTTAAGCCTGTGCGCGGCGAGTACCTGCTCAACGCCAACGGCGGCCGCTGGCGTTTGTGCTCGGCCACCATGGTTACGCCCGAGGAGCATGGTTTTGGCCCGTACTTCTTGAGCGCCGGCGAAAGCTCCGTTGATGCCCAAACCCACCTCATCAACCCATTTGGCGACACGCTTAGCCAAAATACGGCCCGCGGCATACGCGGCCTGGGCTACTGGAGCGCCGAAAACGCCGTGCCGCTGCCCAAAACTGCCTACGCGGGCCAAACGGTGGTGCTCATCGGCGAAGACGCCTCCGATGCTACCGGGGGCCAACTAGTAATGTACCGCAGCACCGTGGCCGGCGACTTGGACGGGGGCCAGCAGTACTTGCTGCGCCGCCTCGACCAAAACCAACGCGAAACCGACATGGTGGTGGGCCAACGCTACGACGTAGAGTTTGCGGCCATTCCGAACGCCAACTCGCTGACGGGCACGCAGCTGCAGGCGCAGGTAGATCCGCTGAAAGCCATCAAGTTCGGCCGGGTTGAGGACATCGACTACCGCAAAGGCACCGGACGCAGCCGCGAGGTGTACTTCAACGTAACGGGCCAAGACCGCAGCGGTGCCAACGCCGATGGCTCGCGCACCAAATTCGGCCGCACCTACCGCCTCGTGCTCGACGCTCAAAACCCCTTGCGAGGCACCTTGGAGGTGATACTGGATGGCGACAACCGCACCGCTGCCAACAAGGCGGCCGATTTCCAGAATCCCGACAACCTCTGCGCCACCGAAAACTATGTGTACATTCAGGAAGACTCGAACGGCTACGGCCAGGAGACGCACGACGCCTACGTGTACCAGTACAACATTGCCACCGGCGAGCTGAAGCGGGTATTGGAACTCGACCATCGTCGCAATGCCCCCGACGCGGGCACCTACAACGTAGGGCGCACCTCGGCCTACGGCTCGTGGGAATACGGCGCCATGTTCGATATCTCAGAGCTGATCGGTGAGCCGAACACGTTTGCCCTCTGCATTCAGCCCCATACCTGGACGGGCACCAAGTACCGCAACGGCGGCGCCCGCCCCAACAACGGCAACAGCCAAGCCAGCCAAATAGTGGTGTTGCGCGGCTTGCCGCGCTAG